In Schizosaccharomyces osmophilus chromosome 2, complete sequence, the following proteins share a genomic window:
- the tbp1 gene encoding TATA-binding protein (TBP) has protein sequence MDFALPTTASQASAFMNNSSLAFPVLPANNNNNETVDDTADSGEAEVAKTEGVSGIVPTLQNIVATVNLDCRLDLKTIALHARNAEYNPKRFAAVIMRIREPKSTALIFASGKMVVLGGKSEDDSKLASRKYARIIQKLGFNAKFTDFKIQNIVGSCDVKFPIRLEGLAYSHGTFSSYEPELFPGLIYRMVKPKVVLLIFVSGKIVLTGAKVREEIYQAFEAIYPVLSEFRKH, from the exons atggattttgcTTTACCCACCACGGCCTCCCAAGCGAGTGCTTTTATGaacaattcttctttagcGTTCCCTGTTTTACCAGCtaataataataacaaCGAGACGGTTGATGACACGGCAGATTCCGGTGAGGCAGAAGTAGCGAAGACTGAAGGTGTTTCTGGAATTGTTCCAACCCTTCAGAACATTGTTGCTACTGTTAACTTAGA CTGTCGTCTTGATCTCAAAACTATTGCCCTTCATGCACGTAATGCAGAATATAATCCTAAGCGTTTCGCAGCTGTTATTATGCGTATTCGTGAGCCCAAGTCGACTGCTTTGATCTTTGCTTCAGGTAAAATGGTTGTTTTAGGTGGTAAATCCGAAGATGACTCTAAATTGGCATCTCGGAAATACGCTCGTATCATTCAAAAGCTCGGGTTCAACGCCAAATTTACCGACTTTAAGATTCAAAATATTGTTGGCAGTTGTGATGTGAAGTTTCCAATCCGTTTAGAAGGCTTGGCATATTCTCACGGAACTTTCTCATCT TATGAGCCTGAATTGTTTCCTGGTCTGATTTATCGTATGGTTAAGCCCAAAGTGGTTTTACTGATTTTCGTATCCGGTAAAATCGTCTTAACGGGTGCCAAGGTACGAGAGGAAATTTACCAAGCTTTTGAAGCTATCTACCCTGTATTATCGGAATTCCGCAAGCACTAA
- a CDS encoding cytoplasmic cysteine-tRNA ligase Crs1 has protein sequence MSSEKSQLSPWFAPTGHNTELNVFNTITHSKVPFKTNGSMVTWYCCGPTVYDASHMGHARNYVTTDILRRILQSYFGYNVTFVQNVTDIDDKIILRARHQYLFEQYKKQNEHNYASSDVKAKVADAWLTYAKKNLPEPPLSMEEWPKWLAANDVTTLALTAPKVPLYIDSLNQGVEAIKLAEEANLENGEYFWSKVQEVLVPVLDSELGSTVTDPAIFRKLSAYWENDYNQDMRALNVLPPTTVTRVSEFVPEIVEYVQKIIDRGYAYPVTDGSVYFDTEAFSKAGHFYAKLEPWNKGNRELIAEGEGSLAALTGKKRPGDFALWKSSKPGEPSWDSPWSKGRPGWHIECSVMASAVLGSNVDIHSGGVDLAFPHHDNELAQSEAYHDCPQWINYFLHTGHLHIEGQKMSKSLKNFITIKEILKKFTPRQLRLSFLLQQWNSQLDFKDALLAHVLNVEQTFENFFQTVRALNIEAQGVSQQGGHVREKYGELEMQLLNDLQTAQRNAHSALCDNFNTPLVMFHIDSLVGKSNIYIREVGQKPCTRLLTEVAMWITKILQIFGLDDEGHPNAIGWSSKSSASASGSNDTMPYLRAVSTFRDRIRELSIAKAPIQEILQACDVFRDYDMAELGVSLNDRQQGPALIKLGDPQELIQARDQKIAEEQEKEAKKLKAKADQDKKYVERIMKGKVSPSEMFKLFEEFLSFDESGFPTKVRAEDGSEAEVPKSRKKKLQKEYSAQEKLHKEYLAYIEKNQQGKS, from the coding sequence ATGTCCTCTGAAAAATCGCAACTGTCACCATGGTTTGCTCCTACTGGACATAACACGGAGTTGAATGTTTTTAACACCATCACCCATTCCAAGGTCCCTTTTAAGACCAATGGATCTATGGTCACTTGGTATTGCTGTGGTCCAACCGTATACGATGCTAGTCATATGGGGCATGCCCGTAATTATGTGACCACCGACATTTTGCGAAGAATTTTACAGTCTTATTTTGGTTACAACGTTacttttgttcaaaatgtAACTGATATTGATGACAAAATCATTCTTCGGGCCCGTCATCAATATCTTTTTGAGcaatacaaaaagcaaaacgaGCACAACTATGCTTCCTCAGATGTTAAAGCTAAAGTTGCAGACGCATGGCTAACTTatgcaaagaagaatctcCCCGAGCCTCCTCTATCCATGGAAGAATGGCCTAAATGGTTGGCTGCAAACGATGTTACCACTTTGGCACTTACAGCTCCCAAGGTTCCCCTTTATATTGACTCTCTCAATCAAGGTGTAGAGGCAATCAAACTTGCTGAGGAAGCAAATCTCGAAAATGGGGAATATTTTTGGTCTAAGGTTCAAGAGGTGCTTGTCCCTGTCCTTGACTCTGAGCTTGGAAGTACCGTTACGGATCCTGCTATTTTCCGTAAACTATCCGCTTACTGGGAAAATGATTATAACCAAGATATGCGTGCTTTGAACGTGTTACCACCTACCACAGTTACTCGCGTTTCAGAGTTTGTCCCTGAAATTGTTGAATatgttcaaaaaattatcgACCGTGGTTATGCTTATCCTGTTACTGATGGGAGTGTTTATTTCGACACTGAAGCCTTCTCTAAAGCTGGTCACTTTTATGCAAAGCTTGAGCCTTGGAACAAGGGAAACCGTGAGTTAATTGCTGAGGGTGAAGGCTCTCTTGCTGCTTTAACCGGTAAGAAGCGTCCAGGTGATTTTGCCCTTTGGAAGTCTAGTAAACCGGGTGAGCCTTCTTGGGATAGTCCTTGGTCGAAAGGCCGTCCAGGCTGGCATATCGAGTGCTCTGTAATGGCTAGTGCAGTGCTAGGTTCCAACGTGGATATCCATTCCGGTGGTGTCGATTTAGCTTTTCCGCACCATGATAATGAATTAGCCCAAAGTGAAGCATACCATGATTGCCCTCAATGGATTAACTACTTTTTGCACACTGGCCATCTTCACATTGAAGGCCAAAAGATGTCGAAATCGCTTAAGAACTTTATTACTATCAAGGAAATCCTCAAGAAATTCACACCTAGACAACTTCGACTTAGCTTTTTGTTGCAACAATGGAACTCTCAACTTGATTTTAAGGATGCTCTTTTGGCTCATGTGTTGAATGTAGAACAAACCTTTGAAAACTTCTTCCAAACCGTCAGAGCTTTGAATATTGAAGCTCAAGGTGTTAGCCAACAAGGAGGTCACGTTAGAGAAAAATATGGAGAACTCGAAATGCAACTCTTGAACGATTTGCAAACCGCTCAGCGCAATGCTCATTCTGCTTTGTGTGATAACTTTAATACTCCTTTGGTTATGTTCCATATTGATAGTTTAGTTGGAAAATCTAACATCTATATCCGAGAGGTTGGGCAAAAGCCCTGCACTCGCTTACTTACCGAAGTTGCCATGTGGATTACCAAAATACTGCAAATCTTCGGTTTGGATGATGAAGGCCATCCCAATGCCATCGGATGGTCCTCCAAATCCTCTGCTTCTGCTTCCGGTTCCAACGATACTATGCCATATCTACGAGCAGTTTCTACTTTCCGTGATCGAATTCGCGAACTTTCCATAGCCAAGGCTCCTATTCAAGAGATTTTACAAGCTTGCGATGTCTTTAGAGACTATGACATGGCTGAGCTTGGTGTTAGCTTGAATGATCGCCAGCAAGGACCAGCCTTGATTAAGCTTGGAGACCCTCAAGAATTGATTCAAGCACGCGACCAGAAAATTGctgaagaacaagaaaaggaagcaaagaaattgaaggCGAAAGCCGACCAAGATAAGAAATATGTTGAGCGCATTATGAAAGGCAAAGTATCTCCTTCAGAAATGTTCAAATTATTTGAGGAATTTTTGTCGTTTGACGAAAGTGGCTTCCCTACAAAAGTCCGTGCAGAAGACGGTTCTGAAGCTGAAGTACCTAAGAGccggaagaagaagttacaaaaagaatacagCGCCCAAGAGAAACTGCATAAAGAGTACTTGGCCTACATAGAAAAAAACCAGCAAGGTAAAAGTTAA
- the mxr1 gene encoding peptide-methionine (S)-S-oxide reductase MsrA, producing the protein MKTAIFAAGCFWGVQEVFLRKYVPAAAILKTSVGYIGGMTDNPTYKQVCTNSTGHAEALKVDFDEKLTSYEKIVEFFFAMHDPTTVDRQGNDVGTQYRSVIFTTAPEQEGIAKKVLNEVQEKHFHEKKIVTQIVPSGQWWDAEDYHQQYLDKNPEGYRCSSHFLRWNPFA; encoded by the exons atgaaaaccgCAATTTTTGCCGCAGGATGCTTTTGGGGTGTTCAAGAAGTCTTTTTGAGAAAGTATGTCCCTGCAGCCGCCATTTTGAAGACTTCAGTAGGATATATTGGAGGCATGACTGATAATCCTACATATAAACAAGTTTGCACTAATAGTACTGGCCATGCTGAAGCACTCAAGGTCGATTTTGACGAGAAATTAACCTCTTACGAGAAAATAGTcgagtttttctttgccaTGCACGATCCAACAACAGTAGATAGACAAGGTAACGATGTTGGAACTCAATATCGCTCTGTTATATTTACTACTGCTCCTGAACAAGAAGGCATTGCAAAGAAAGTCTTGAATGAGGTGcaagaaaagcatttccatgaaaagaaaatcgtAACCCAAATTGTTCCTTCGGGTCAATGGTGGGATGCTGAAGATTATCATCAGCAATACCTCGACAAGAACCCTGAAGGATATCGTTGTAGTTCTC ACTTCCTTCGCTGGAACCCATTCGCTtaa
- the nnf1 gene encoding MIS12/MIND complex subunit Nnf1, with translation MTRKEQLDASLRRTLSETVAHIPLEKFAQCFPTFKKGKAIAAMHQQLISFFEDTCKQEYAKLIEERGLHQKLDFLDQCIKEAMDRKESGEPPIDIESKQPQEILKAHLYTHKENLKNKLKEDIEDLELENQSLSQKIEEDEGKTQEYMHEAQQILLQLETTVKNMDERGISHNVLTNLESLLSFIHKQEESQPGDEKATT, from the exons ATGACTAGAAAGGAGCAACTGGACGCATCTTTGCGGCGTACTTTGTCGGAAACAGTTGCACATATCcctttggaaaagtttgCACAATGTTTTCcaacattcaaaaaaggtaaagcAATTGCAGCAATGCATCAGCAACTTATCAGCTTCTTTGAGGATACGTGTAAG CAAGAATATGCCAAATTGATTGAGGAACGAGGGCTGCATCAAAAACTTGACTTCCTGGATCAATGTATCAAGGAGGCTATGGATCGAAAAGAGTCCGGAGAGCCACCAATTGA TATAGAAAGCAAGCAACCCCAAGAAATCCTTAAGGCTCATCTGTATACGCACAAAGAGAACcttaaaaataaattaaaggAAGATATTGAAGACTTGGAGCTTGAAAATCAGAGTCTGTCACAGAAAATTGAAGAGGATGAGGGTAAAACACAAGAATATATGCATGAAGCTCAGCAGATTCTTCTGCAATTGGAAACTACGGTAAAAAACATGGATGAGAGAGGAATCTCACATAATGTGCTCACTAATTTAGAGTCGCTGTTATCGtttattcataaacaaGAGGAGTCGCAACCGGGAGATGAAAAAGCTACTACTTGA
- the uso1 gene encoding ER to Golgi tether Uso1 has protein sequence MDILQKGYNVILAPPKVQQADGAISTLCDRLEHATLFEDRKAAALGIKSFAREFKELVAAHGLKGIIRSLHRDSEDPELLRVALETCLVLTKSSDEKPSSDTALWVSDQFVLNHDNIHCLLNSVLHDDFYVQLYSIELFSSILACRPAELKDCIQSFPSAISNIMTPLRDTREPIRNAALYFLKDLTMDCASLQKLVVFENAFDSILSILDSEGGIDGGLISSDALVFLDTLLKDNITNQHFFRESNQLPSFIRLIDPDTIIDAQWDSLRIRCINLVLHVLQSLTPIGLSSGKANQNAIMKSNSYNFLLQLATNEDLLHLDIPKIAWITLAHLVYANNDCQETLVKSSYFVNRETDVLSSFINQVFLPSISPSHRYSVVFLLKALVESNDHLAEAFLQKIIDIYRGKETSKLNLLDRYLDISILADTEQYSHWLISVILSSLVAGSDERKLHLCTIPLYQEIAADEEDEEEVTFIQCISTKLIATLRHDHALHNCVGYLTLLITLVDNNAHCVKDFLSESSILQTLLTTLMDESSTASSIIQGMIAVLLALVYHYCPLDSSVPKSSVYRAINSAVTRDVFLNRLHRLRQHEQVRSHIPLNEITDGDLNTLLFDTMFIDFFKDNFYRLTHSIDDASDAYNTEADGVNTLHAYEQAQQKLITLEKELAETKNLLSSISSDKEEEVRGYKNELEEKQKVINELQVLTDEYRQELSFLRQSLYDIKIELDYSKSNASSMEQEMKVLREGHDMEINDFTEENERLRKLLESIKDQFKVISVKNKDLYTTIQDLEKANNEYKSLKSENSSLQKKVNDLTEKLQGLNKTMTSMKSSLNESHSLEKSLTQQIQKKDDLLSKHNDEKSGYENRIKGIESDINTLRKELEELRESKGSLMEELKNTENVVKQQSNELKLAKQKYNSSQEKLNSNSQNSKASEKKISSLESELKKEKGMVKKLQEELDSTNSEVHRLKNEITEGESFRSTSQSTRSVQKEEIDKLKSDRDELQKTRKIADEENVQFKDTCEELKKKVADLEAKDDQNTAELQKQNTELEKRLKEADEYWLLIIEELESKRSRDKKVLKELGHEVSEDENESDEN, from the exons atggacattcttcaaaaaggtTACAATGTGATATTGGCACCTCCGAAAGTTCAACAGGCAGATGGAGCAATTTCGACTCTTTGCGATCGACTTGAACATGCGACTCTCTTTGAAGATAGAAAAGCTGCTGCTCTAGGAATTAAAAGCTTCGCCCGGGAATTTAAAGAA TTGGTCGCCGCCCACGGGCTTAAAGGGATTATCCGATCTTTACACCGTGATTCAGAAGATCCAGAGTTATTGAGGGTGGCTTTGGAAACCTGTTTGGTGCTGacaaaatcttcagatgAAAAACCTTCGTCGGACACAGCTTTATGGGTCTCTGATCAGTTTGTCTTAAATCATGATAACATTCATTGTCTTTTAAATAGTGTTTTACATGATGATTTTTACGTCCAGTTGTATTCCATTGAacttttttcatccatatTGGCCTGTAGACCTGCTGAGTTGAAGGATTGCATTCAAAGCTTCCCTTCAGCAATCTCAAATATAATGACTCCATTAAGAGATACTAGAGAGCCGATCCGAAATGCTGCTctgtattttttgaaagatttgACCATGGATTGTGCCAGCCTACAGAAacttgttgtttttgagaACGCGTTCGACTCTATATTATCTATTTTGGATAGTGAGGGTGGAATTGACGGTGGATTAATTTCTTCCGATGCACTTGTCTTTTTAGACACTCTTCTGAAAGACAATATCACCAACCAACACTTTTTTCGAGAATCCAATCAATTACCCAGTTTTATTCGCCTAATAGACCCTGATACAATTATAGATGCACAGTGGGATTCTCTTCGTATTCGTTGTATCAATCTCGTTCTACATGTTTTACAGTCTTTGACGCCTATTGGTCTTTCAtcaggaaaagcaaatcaaaatgccattatgaaaagcaattcttATAACTTTCTCCTACAGTTGGCAACGAATGAGGATTTGCTACATTTGGATATCCCAAAAATCGCCTGGATCACCCTTGCTCATTTAGTTTACGCAAATAACGACTGCCAGGAAACTTTAGTCAAAAGCTCTTATTTCGTCAACCGAGAAACAGATGTtttgtcttctttcataaaccaggtttttcttccttcaatttctcCTTCGCATCGTTATTCTGttgttttccttctaaAGGCTTTGGTTGAATCAAACGACCACTTGGCTGAGGCCTTCCTGCAAAAGATTATAGATATATATCGAGGTAAAGAGACGTCAAAACTGAACTTATTGGACCGGTATCTTGACATATCCATACTTGCCGACACCGAGCAATACAGTCATTGGTTGATTAGCGTTATTTTAAGCTCTTTGGTAGCAGGCAGCGATGAGAGGAAGTTGCACTTATGCACAATACCACTTTATCAAGAAATTGCTGCggatgaagaagacgaagaagaagttaCTTTTATTCAATGTATTTCCACCAAGCTTATTGCAACATTACGGCATGATCATGCCCTTCATAATTGTGTTGGATATCTGACCTTACTTATCACTTTGGTTGATAACAATGCTCACTGTGTAAAAGATTTCCTGTCTGAAAGCAGTATACTACAGACCTTATTGACGACTTTAATGGACGAATCTTCTACAGCAAGTTCCATAATTCAGGGCATGATAGCCGTTTTATTGGCACTTGTTTACCATTATTGTCCTCTTGACTCTTCTGTGCCAAAATCTAGTGTTTACAGAGCAATCAATTCAGCGGTTACTCGTGATGTCTTTTTGAACCGCCTTCATAGACTACGCCAGCATGAACAGGTTCGCAGTCATATCCCATTGAACGAAATTACTGATGGTGACCTCAATACGTTACTCTTCGACACAATGTTCattgatttctttaaagatAATTTTTATCGCTTAACGCATTCCATTGATGATGCTTCCGACGCTTACAATACAGAAGCTGATGGAGTTAACACTCTACATGCTTATGAACAAGCTCAACAAAAGCTAATTACTctagaaaaagaactgGCAGAAACTAAAAACCTATTGAGTTCCATTTCAAGCGATAAAGAGGAAGAGGTGCGAGGCTATAAAAATGagttagaagaaaaacaaaaagtaattaaTGAGCTTCAAGTACTTACAGACGAGTATCGTCAAGAATTGAGCTTTCTTCGACAAAGTTTATACGATATCAAAATTGAGTTAGATTACTCCAAGTCCAATGCTAGCAGTATGGAACAGGAAATGAAAGTGCTTCGTGAAGGTCACGATATGGAAATCAATGATTTTACCGAAGAAAATGAGAGACTTCGGAAGCTTTTGGAGTCTATCAAAGATCAATTTAAGGTGATTAGtgtcaaaaataaagaccTGTATACAACAATACAGGACTTAGAGAAGGCTAATAACGAATATAAATCATTGAAATCTGAAAATTCCTCATTACAGAAGAAAGTTAATGACCTCACAGAGAAATTACAGGGATTAAACAAGACTATGACTTCTATGAAAAGCTCTTTGAACGAATCTCATAGCTTAGAGAAATCCTTGACCCAGCAgatacaaaagaaggacGATCTTTTATCTAAACataatgatgaaaaaagtgGATACGAGAACCGAATTAAAGGAATCGAATCCGACATTAATACTTTAAGGaaagaattggaagaattaCGTGAAAGTAAGGGCTCTTTaatggaagaattaaaaaacacCGAGAATGTTGTGAAGCAGCAATCCAACGAGCTGAAGCTTGCTAAGCAAAAATACAATTCTTCTCAAGAAAAGTTGAACTCAAACTCACAAAATTCGAAAGCaagtgaaaagaaaatttccTCATTAGAAAGTGAActtaagaaagaaaaaggcatggtcaaaaaattacaagagGAACTAGATAGCACTAATTCTGAAGTCCACCGCTTGAAGAACGAAATTACTGAAGGAGAGTCTTTTCGGTCTACTTCGCAATCAACCCGAAGTGTTCAGAAAGAGGAAATAGACAAACTTAAATCTGATAGGGATGAGCTTCAGAAAACACGTAAGATCGCTGATGAGGAGAATGTACAGTTTAAAGACACATGtgaagaattaaagaagaaggttGCCGATCTTGAAGCTAAGGATGATCAAAATACAGCagaattacaaaaacaGAATACTGAACTAGAAAAGAGACTTAAAGAGGCCGACGAATACTGGTTGCTTATCATTGAAGAGTTGGAATCAAAGCGCTCAAGGGATaagaaagttttaaaagaattgggACATGAAGTTTCTGAAGATGAGAATGAAAGTGATGAAAATTAA
- the prp3 gene encoding U4/U6 x U5 tri-snRNP complex subunit Prp3 has protein sequence MEAVKRRKLELEKRTSSQRFGGSDQNSDGNRPNEPGAAQRRIAELRERTAKRFNSFSPPSAPSQHTEGDVARGGLRVGIHPALLKDDSYSYNGNSEKPSVPNKPVRDSPNVLPQERSVESKRNPLLEDIEAPKVENLPYYDPRTKESRRSRAPRALSLNASGKYIEEAEQFRRQSQLEELKKRVALHSEKAGINDELLVTSKSIHRVEPPSVEWWDLPYVVDESTYGDQYTWKIFENSETITSNIQHPIPVLPPYLKNQPPSKSLFLTKKEQKKIRRQTRAEARKEKQDRQLLGLEPPEPPKVKLSNLMNVLGDAAIKDPTKMEAEVRKQVEERRLRHEQMNEERKLAPEERRNKLLKKLEEDVASGLQCLVFKIKYLAHRPHRLKIDLNAKQLGLTGACILNDKLNLVIVEGGRKNIKHFKKLMINRIDWTDTSRNSILAQGNKLADMNGSTIPYNENTCELIWEGDLSKRNFSYWTFRKCPTENEARQSLEQLGNSEHFWVLANSWNRGEDFD, from the exons ATGGAAGCtgtcaaaagaagaaaattagAGTTAGAGAAAAGAACTTCTTCTCAAAGATTTGGTGGGTCAGACCAAAATTCCGATGGGAATAGACCCAATGAACCAGGTGCAGCTCAGCGTCGTATTGCTGAGTTAAGAGAAAGAACCGCGAAACGATTT aattctttttcaccgCCCTCTGCTCCATCTCAACATACTGAGGGTGATGTTGCAAGGGGAGGCTTACGGGTTGGCATCCATCCTGCCCTATTGAAAGATGACTCCTATTCATATAACGGGAATTCCGAAAAGCCTTCTGTACCTAACAAACCAGTACGGGATAGTCCTAATGTTTTACCACAGGAGCGTTCCGTTGAAAGTAAGAGGAATCCGCTTTTAGAAGATATTGAAGCACCTAAAGTTGAAAACCTCCCTTATTACGATCCTAGAACAAAGGAATCAAGACGTAGTCGAGCTCCTAGGGCTTTATCTCTGAATGCTTCTGGTAAatatattgaagaagctgaaCAATTTCGACGTCAGTCTCAATTAGAAGAGCTAAAGAAACGTGTTGCCTTGCATTCCGAAAAGGCAGGAATAAATGACGAGCTTCTAGTGACCAGCAAATCCATACATCGAGTTGAACCTCCTAGTGTCGAATGGTGGGATTTGCCCTATGTTGTTGATGAATCAACTTACGGCGATCAATATACTTggaaaatttttgaaaacagTGAGACTATAACATCGAATATACAGCATCCGATTCCTGTTCTTCCGCcttatttgaaaaaccaACCACCCTCCAAATCTCTTTTCTTGACTAAAAAG gaacaaaagaaaattcgGAGACAGACACGAGCTGAAGCtcgtaaagaaaaacaagatcGCCAGTTGTTAGGATTAGAGCCTCCAGAACCTCCAAAGGTTAAGCTTTCAAATCTTATGAATGTACTAGGTGACGCGGCTATTAAGGATCCAACAAAAATGGAAGCAGAGGTTAGAAAACAAGTTGAAGAGCGACGTCTTCGTCATGAAcaaatgaatgaagaaagaaaacttgcACCGGAGGAGAGAAGGAATAAATTACTTAAAAAGCTGGAAGAAGATGTTGCAAGCGGCTTGCAGTGTCTTGTTTTCAA AATTAAATACCTTGCACACAGACCACACCGTTTGAAAATCGATTTAAATGCTAAACAACTGGGTCTTACAGGAGCATGTATACTAAACGACAAACTTAACTTGGTTATCGTCGAaggaggaagaaagaatattaAACATTTTAAAAAGTTAATGATAAATCGTATAGATTGGACAGATACCTCAAGGAATTCTATATTAGCCCAAGGAAATAAGCTCGCTGATATGAATGGAAGCACCATACCTTATAATGAAAACACATGTGAGTTAATCTGGGAAGGTGATCTAAGTAAACGAAACTTCTCATATTGGACGTTTCGAAAGTGTCCCactgaaaatgaagctCGACAATCACTTGAACAACTAGGTAATAGTGAGCATTTTTGGGTTTTGGCTAATTCGTGGAATCGAGGAGAAGATTTTGATTAG
- the pof11 gene encoding F-box/WD repeat protein Pof11, with the protein MPDDPKTNCNKHQILNELAGKACEQNDLLNGKSGCPRTCSFSPLESKKLDTIQLTLSELPREGILFVYHYIQTLLFKDFTEFFPEEIILRIFSCLSQYDLCRCKSMSRRWKRLLEDPALWKTLFQRKDWHLNPKVAQEFQEWTRTKNHPFSEEDFIRIDQHFLGPHGTIFHDQQCVYDSQNHPLLNWSHIYKERARLESNWRHGNFVLCELQAPTRLGRFSRNSTDSVYCVQYDDDFVVSGSKDRMISVWDIHAGALLYSLHGHLGSVLCLQFDRERDLVVSGSSDTSILVWSWQRRCPIKYLTGHTDNVLGVIVAGKYIISCSRDHTARVWKLDPSPEENPCVHVLRGHLASVNSVQYNEATGVIVTASGDRTLRMWDIHSGQCLKVIHAHQRGIACSQYNGQYIVSGSSDTTVRIFEAESGKLLRILQGHEDLIRTLQFDDEKVVSGGYDGTIRVWNFETGELYCVLHNDRRSRVFGLQCDHRRIIACTHNSEIFVWRFDYGIDCTFF; encoded by the exons ATGCCTGATGacccaaaaacaaattgcaATAAACACCAAATTTTAAATGAACTAGCAGGCAAAGCATGTGAACAAAATGACTTATTGAATGGCAAAAGTGGCTGTCCACGTacttgttctttttctcccTTGGAATCCAAAAAACTCG ATACCATACAACTTACACTTTCAGAGCTGCCGAGAGAAGGAATTCTCTTCGTCTACCACTATATACAAACTCTATTATTCAAGGATTTTACTGAA TTTTTTCCCGAGGAAATCATTTTGCGGATTTTTAGCTGTCTCAGTCAATATGACCTTTGCAGATGCAAATCCATGTCCAGAAGATGGAAAAGGCTACTAGAAGACCCTGCTCTATGGAAAACGCTGTTCCAACGAAAAGATTGGCACCTAAATCCCAAGGTCGCACAAGAATTCCAAGAATGGACGCGTACCAAAAATCATCCCTTCTCTGAAGAGGATTTCATTCGTATCGATCAACACTTTCTAGGTCCCCATGGGACTATCTTTCACGATCAACAATGCGTCTACGATTCGCAAAACCATCCTCTGCTCAATTGGTCtcatatttacaaagaacGCGCTCGATTGGAATCCAATTGGCGCCATGGTAATTTCGTTTTATGCGAACTGCAAGCCCCAACACGACTGGGAAGGTTCTCTCGTAATTCAACGGACAGCGTATATTGTGTGCAATATGATGACGACTTTGTCGTCAGTGGGTCAAAAGACCGTATGATCAGTGTCTGGGACATTCATGCTGGTGCCTTGTTGTATTCTCTTCATGGTCATTTGGGCAGTGTCTTATGTTTGCAATTTGACCGAGAACGTGACCTCGTCGTCTCTGGCTCTTCCGATACTTCCATTTTGGTTTGGAGTTGGCAAAGAAGGTGCCCTATCAAATATTTGACTGGGCATACAGACAATGTTTTAGGAGTCATTGTCGCTGGGAAGTACATCATTTCCTGTTCTCGTGATCATACAGCTCGCGTATGGAAGCTGGATCCTTCACCCGAAGAAAACCCCTGCGTACATGTCTTGAGAGGACATCTTGCTTCTGTTAACTCCGTTCAATACAATGAAGCCACCGGTGTTATCGTAACGGCCAGCGGTGATCGTACTCTAAGGATGTGGGACATCCATAGTGGACAGTGCTTAAAAGTCATACATGCGCATCAGCGAGGAATTGCCTGTAGTCAGTACAATGGGCAGTACATAGTTTCAGGATCGTCAGATACCACAGTTCGCATCTTCGAAGCCGAGTCCGGAAAGCTGCTTCGTATACTTCAAGGTCATGAAGATCTCATCCGAACTTTACAATTTGACGatgaaaaagttgtttCTGGAGGATACGACGGGACCATACGGGTATGGAATTTTGAAACCGGAGAATTGTACTGCGTTTTACATAATGACCGAAGATCTCGGGTATTTGGGTTACAATGTGATCACCGGCGTATTATAGCCTGTACTCATAACAGCGagatttttgtttggaGGTTTGATTATGGAATTGACTGTACGTTTTTCTAA